The region AGGGGTAATCGTCCTGGACAGCCCCTCGTCCCTTCCCGAGGGCGCCCGGGTGAGAATCCAGCCGATGCTGGAGGATTCCGCATATTCGATCGACCCGGAAGTAGCCCAATTCGCGGGGATCTTACCCGCAGATATTGACCTCCACGATGCGCGCCTCGCTTCCATACTCGAAAAGCACACATGAAGGTGATGTTTGACACCAACATTGCGCTTGACATCCTCCAGCAGCGCGATCCACATCAACAGCGATCGGCGGAGGCCGTGAGCGCCGTGATTCAAGGCGAGATTCAAGGGTGTTTCCCTGCTCATGCCGTCACTACGGTGTATTACGTGCTAAGAAGGGTCGTGGGGCAGGCGGAGGCGCGACGCGCAGCAGGTTGGTTGGTCAACACCTTGGAGATTGCACCGTGCGACGGCGGAGTGCTGACTGCGGCTATCGCAACCCCCATGGGCGATCTGGAAGATGCCGTTGTCGCCTGCTCCGCACGTGAAGCCGATTGTGACTACATCGTGACGCGCAATAAGCCGGATTTCTCCAAATCACCTGTGCCCGCCATATCTCCCGAAGAACTACTGGGCATACTGGCCGCCTCGTAGGCGGCAGCGGCGCCCGGGGATTCTTGATCTGTGTGAGTAGGAGTAGGATAGGTCGAAGACGCGCCGTGGTGGGCGTCCCGCCTGTCCTGGACAGCCGGAACGGCTATCCCACATTTTGTTAGCGCCCCGCTGGAGGATTCCGGCGGGGCGTTGCGTTTCAGCAACGTACCGTTTGACAAACACCGTGCCACGCGATTCCGCCTCGGGCGGATTCGTGTGCCCGTTGTGAAGATCGACTGGGACATTGCGAACGCCCTGAACCAGCGGTTCCGGCCCGAAGAGCATCTTTCCGACAAGCCGCTTACACAACGCCTCTCCCATGTCCTCCGCGCACGGGACGACTGGCACACGAAGTGGCGGAGCCACATCGCGTGGCACAAGTCGTTCCCAATATGAAACGACAAACACCGTGCCACGCGATTCCGCCTCGGGCGGATTCGTGTGCCCGTCGTGAAGTTC is a window of Candidatus Hydrogenedentota bacterium DNA encoding:
- a CDS encoding PIN domain-containing protein, encoding MKVMFDTNIALDILQQRDPHQQRSAEAVSAVIQGEIQGCFPAHAVTTVYYVLRRVVGQAEARRAAGWLVNTLEIAPCDGGVLTAAIATPMGDLEDAVVACSAREADCDYIVTRNKPDFSKSPVPAISPEELLGILAAS